TTCTTTAAAATATTCTCCAATCCATTCAGGTAAGTCCTCACATCCAATTTCAATTATAAAATAACTCATTTTTCTCCTGTGGTTAATGTTTTACAATTATATTAAATTTTCTTCCCTCTTTCAATTTTTTAATAATAAGTTAAAATATTCTTAAATAGGATAATATAATTTGACTTTTTTGAAGAATATCTTAGATTTTATAATTTAAAATTTAGAGGTTTTAAAATAAAAGTGTCACATTTCATTTTGTCGACAATTTTCAAAAGGTATATTTTAATTATAAAATAAGAGAATTAAATTCGAAAAGTAATTTTGCAAGACCAATTTAAAGAGAGGAAGAAAAATAGGACAAAATTTTAGTTTTGTTTTTTCAGAGAGTTTGTTAGCAGAAGTGGCAGGTATTCCTCAGATTAAATTGCATTTTGATGTAGAAGCAATTTGTAATGCATATGAGAAAATTAAACCTATTGCTAAAAGATTGGATGTAGAAGCACCTGTACCAAGAATAGCAGGATTTTGCTATCCTCATATAGCATCTTTGGGAGCAAAAATTGTTTTTCCTGAAGATGGTGAGCCAAAACCATTTCCAATTATAAAAAGTCCAGAAGAAATTGATAATTTAACAGAACCCAAAGATTATTTAAATGCACCTATAATTCAAGAAAGATTAAGAGTTTGTTATGAAATAAAAAAGCGTTATCCAAAAAGCCCTAATTTTATTGGGCATCTTTTTGAGGGACCAATAACCACTGCTGTGTTAATTATGGGTTCAGGTTTTTTAACTCTTCCATATGATGACCCTGAAAAAGCACATAAACTTTTAAATTTCAGTGTTAAAAGTGCGTTAAATTATGCAAATACACTTTGTAATTATTTTGGAGAACCAATACAACCAGGTTCTAAAGGTCTTCCTGATGATTTTGCAGGAATGTTCCCACCAAAAATTTTCAAAGAATTTGTTGCTCCATACTGGGAAAAAATTTATCAAGGAAATAAAGCAACAGAAAGGTATCTTCATAGTGAATTGTTAAGGTTAGAACACTTGCCTTTTCTTAAAGAACTAAATATAGAAAAATTTGACCCAAGTGCTGACCAATATCTTAATCCAGAGTTATTATCTAAATATTGTCCATGTAAGTTTACTTCTCGCATATTACCATGGGAAATTAGGGACTTATCTGAAGATGAATTAGTTGAATTATATAAAGAAAGAGCGAAATTTAAACCATCTTGTATAAGTTTTTACCTTGGTTGCTTAAAAGACGAACCCAAAATTAAATGTCTTCTAAAAATAGCAAGAGAATTAAAAGAAAAGTAAAAATAGGAGAGAAAAAAATGGATAAAATAAAGTTTGACGACTTATTATATATGAGAAAAGGTGATAAAAATTTAACTATGGGACAGAGTCCATCTAAAATTGAAAAAATTATTACTGTTGAAGAGTGGGAAGTAAAAGCAAAAGCCCTAAGAGAAATTTTCTTACAGATGTTAGGAGAAATACCTCAAATTTCTTGCCCTCTATCCTCAAAAATAATTGAGGAAAATAATTGTGGAGATTATATTAAACGTAAAATTGAATATTTTGTAGAGCCTGATGAAAAAATTTCTGCTTATGTTTTAATTCCAAAAAATTTAAAAACCAAAGTGCCTGCTGTTTTATGTATTCATCCAACAACACCCTTGGGAAAAGAACAAACAATAGGCAATGACAATACTGAAAAGGGACAGGATAGAGCATATGCACTTCATTTAGTTAAGCGTGGGTATATAACTATGTCTTATGACCTTCTGACTGCAGGGGAACGTTGTTATAAAGGATATGCACCTTTTGATACAGCGCCATTTTATAAAAAATATCCAAAATGGTCAGTAAGAGGAAAAGATTTATGGGATGTAAGTAGAGCAATAGATTTTCTTCAATCAATGGACGAAGTTGATTCAGAAAGAATTGGGTCTATTGGGCATTCTCAGGGTGGCGGAATTACTATTCATTCAATGGTATTAGATAAAAGAATTAAAGTTGGTATTTCCAGTTGTGGAATGTGGCCAGAAAGGTTATCTAAAAATCCTTTCAACTGGGCCCGGACTGGATGGTGGGTAGGTATTCCTTTTTTAAGACCATATTGTTATACAGGTAAACATTTTCCCTTAGATATGCATGAATATCTGGGGCTTATTGCTCCGAGAGCAATAATGAATATTTCTGCATTAAATGATTGTATGTACACAATAGAAGAAGAAAATATCACCAGGGGTGCTTTTAATAACCTGAGTGAGAATGTATCAAAAGTTTTTTCGCTATATAAAACAGAGAATAACTTTAAAAATATTCTCCACATGAACGGGCATAGTTTTTTATTAGAACAAAGAGAAATTGCCTATGCTTTTTTAGATAAAAGATTAAGAGGTAATAATATTTAGTGAATTATATATTCAGGAAGTGCTTGGAATATTTACGAAAAATCTATAAATTTATGGATAGTTAATTCCCTATTTGTAAGTGGAAATAAATATTACCAAAGGAGAAATATGGAGAAAATAGCACTTTTAAATGCAAAAATTATTGATGGCAAAAATTCTATCCCGATTTCTTCTTGTTCAGTTCTCTTAAACAATTCTTTTATTGAAGATATAATTGTAAACAAAAAAATTTCTATTGGAGAAAATTATAGAAAAATAGATGTAAAAAATAATACTCTATTGCCACTATTTATTGATGGACATATGCATATAAGTGGTGAGCCAGGAAGATTAGACCACTTTGGACATATAAAAGCAAATTTAGGTGCGGTAGGTAAATTACAGGAATGTCTCTTATGGGGAACTGGTGTTGTAGCACATGCAGCAGGTTCTATAGAAAATGTAATACTTCGTGATTTAATAAATTCTGGCTCTATTTTAGGGTGTTCTGAAATGTTAGTGGGAGGGGCTATTACACCAACCTGTGGGCATGTGAGAGGTAAAAGTGCAGATGGCCCCTGGGAAATAAGAAAAGCAGTAAGAGAGATGATAGGAGCAAATGTTGATTTTATAAAAACAACTGCATCTGGTGGATTTCAATGGGAACATGAGAAATTAACTCATACTGATTATACTTATGAAGAACTAAAAGTCCTTGTTGAGCAAACTCATTCAAGAGAGAAAAAAGTCCATGTTCATGCTCATGCTGACCCTGGCATTTCTAATGCTATTTCTGCTGGATGTGATGTTATTTTACATGGTGTCTTAATAAATGATATTTGTTTGGAGAAAATTGTAGAAAAAGGTCTCTGGTATATGCCAACATTATATATAACAAGCGAAAAAGTTTTTGAAAACCCTAATTTGCCAATTTATATGAGAGAAAGGATGAAAGAAGTAAATCCATTTCATCGTGAGGCAGTAGGAAAAGCATTAAAGATAGGAGTAAAAATAATAACAGGAACAGATGGTGGACCTGGTTCTATTATGTATGAAATATATGAATTGGTTAAATGTGGTTTTTCTCCAATGGAAGCAATTATTACTGCTACTTCAAAAACAGCAGAGGCATTTGGAATACTTAATAGAACAGGAACAATAGAAAAGGGTAAAAATGCAGATTTGATGGTAATTGAAGGGGACCCGTTAACTGATATTTCTATTCTTTGTAAAAAAGAATCTATTCTAATGATAACAAAAAAGGGGAAAATAATTTTTAACCAATTTGAACAAGTAAAAAAATAAAAAATGGAAAATTCAAAAAATTCTCTTGTCCGTCTTATTGTAAAAGGTGTTGATAAATGTAAGTCAAATTTTGATAAAAAAACAGGGCGATTTCTTGCTGAAAATGGTGGATGGGCAGTTACAAACCAGGATGTAATATTTCCATTAAGTTATCTTTATGTAAATAAGCATCCAGAAAATCCTTATTATAAAAATGATGAAATTTTGAATTTGTGTTTTTGTGGAGGAGATGCTTTAAGGAATGCCCAAGATGCTGATGGGAAAGTTGAATTTGTCAAAATTGATGGTTCAAAATGGGGAAAGACCTATATGTGCTGGTCTATGTTTCACTGGCTTGAGACATTTCGTCTTTTGAAAAATTTTCTTCCATCTGAACGCGCTAATAGTTGGCAGGAAGGTCTTTATATTGCTTTTGAAGGTATTTTTAAAGAACTTCAAAAATCAAAAGTACATAATATCCCTACATGGAATGCAATGGCTATTTTTAAAGCAGGTTTGACTTTCCAAAATGAAAAATGGCAAAAATATGCAAAGGAATTTATTAAAAAAGTAGTTAAATCAATGAATCCAGATGGCTATTGGCAAGAAGGACAAGGTCCCACAACTTCTTATAATCTTGTATATGTTCATTCCTTAGGACTTTATTATTGTGCATCAAAAGATGAATTTGTTATTCCATCCCTTAAAACAGCAACTAATTTTCATATTCATTTTACTTATCCTGACGGTTCTCTCGTAGAAACAATTGATGGTAGAGTGAAGTATAATTCTAATCCATCTTGTATGGGCCTTCCTGGTTTTCTTACAACAGAAAAAGGCAAAAGATTTAGTGCATTTTTGGTAAAAAATCTTTGTTTGAAAAACCCAAAAGGTCTTTGTTCGCCATATTTAACTTCTGCTTTAGAAATATGGCCTGATGAGATAAAACCGAAAGATAAAATTATTCAGGAATTAACAGAATATTCAAGGGTATATAATGGGAATGCTATTGTAAGAAAACATAAAAATTTTTATACCTGTCTTTCAGGTTATGTAGCTCCTGCAAAAATTCAGTCAGAGTTATCAAATAATAGATGGATACAGGATAGGTCAAATTTTGTTTCAATCTGGTATAAGTTATGTGGACTTATTATAGGAGGAGGTAATTCAAAAGAACAACCTACCTGGGCAAATTTTTCTCTATGGAAAGGAACATTTCGGCTATGGTGTCCTGATGCAAGTCAAGTATTTTCAAAGGAAAATGAAGATAAAGTAATATTGGATTTTGCAGGTACAAAATGTTCAATATCGGTTAGGTTTTCAGGAGAAAAACAGGTAAAAATAATGTTTGAAGTTATTAAATTTTCAGGGGCAGATAAAATTCAATCATCCCTTCTTTTGTGTCTTGAAAAAGGGACAAGAGTTAAATGTGGAAAATATAAATTTATTGTTGACCCTATTTATTCAGAAGTTATTTTTGTTAAAAAGAGTCAAACTATCCAGACAAAACATTATCTTATAAAATCGTTAAAGAAACATACATTTTTTTATTGGCCAGAATATCCTTTTAATCCTTATGCAATAAATGGTGCTTCTCCTCCTGAATCTGCTCGTGGAAAGTTAATATTTGAACTCACTTCCAAATCACCTAAAAATGAAATTTTAATACGAGTAAAATAATTTTTAAATAAAAATTGAAGAAACAAAAGAAGAAGCAAAAAATGGATAAATTAAAATCTTACCCTTTAGATAAAAAAGTAAAGGAACTTTTTGAACGACAAAGACAATTTTCTAAAAAATGGGAATCTACAAGAATTACAAAGGAGATTTATATTGAATTAAGCGAATCAATTGTAAGAGTTGCTGTTTCCTGGCAGGATAAAGGAGGTAGAATAATAGACCCTTATAAGAAAGAAGAAACATCTACTGCTACAGCCCGTTTTGTAGGTGCATTAGGATTTTTGATTAGGACGGGACATTGTTTGGATTTAATTGATATTTGTATAAAAAGTATGAATAGGGCATGTGAAGACCTATATTATTCGTTTGAGAGACCACATATCAGTGGACCAGAATTTTATGTTAAAGAATGTATGCAGGGATATTTGGCATTAAAGGATAAAGTAGATAAAAAATTGGTTAAAAAATGGGAAAAGTATCTTGGTGAATATGACCCAGAAAAAAATTATGTAGCAGTTCTTTCTAAAAATAAGCCAGAAGATATTCATAATTTTTGCACATTTGGTTTAGCAGGGGAGAGTTTTAAGAAAGCATATAAAATAGCAGATAATTCTGATTTCATAGAAAGGCATTTAGAGACACAGATACAATTTTTCACTGAATATGGGATGTATAGAGACCCAAATGACCCAATGACTTATGATTGGACAGCGAGGATGAATTTATCATTATTGGAATATTTTGGATATAAAGGGAAATATTCTAAAGATTTGAATGAGATTTTAAGAAGAGGAGGATTAACAACGCTTTTGTTTTTATCTACAACTGGTGAATCGCCTTTTGGAGGCAGAAGTAATCAATATCATTTCAATGAAGCGACAATATCTTTAATTTGTGAGTATGAGGCAAACAGATATAAAAGACAAGGGGAACTACAAATTGCAGGTGCTTTCAAACGCACTGCTAGACTAACTGCCTTATCAATTAAAAGATGGTTAGGATTATCCCCTTTTAGACATATTAAAAATAGTTTCCCTCCTGAAATCCAACATGGATGGCAACGCGGTTATGGTTTTTTTAGTGCTTATTCTTTACTTATTGCCAGTCAATTTGGTTTTGCATATCTTTTAGCAGATGACTCAATTGAGGAAAGACAAACTCTTTATGAAATTGGTGGATATATTTTGAACTTACCGGATGCTTTTCATAAAGTATTTGCTACATGTTGTGGTTATCATATAGAAATAGACACAAAGGCAGATAACAATTATGATGCAACTGGTTTAGGAAGAATTCATAAAATTTCAATTCCAACTGAACTTGGGCTATCAACACCTATTGCTTCAAAACCAAATTATTCTGTGTCAGTTGAACCATCATTAAGAAATGTATCTATTGGTCCTGGCTGGGAGGATAAGGTAGGAAATAAATATTATCTTTCTGATTTAAGTGATAAAATAGAAGATGTCCAAGTAAAAATTATTAAGGAAGAAACAGAAGAAGTTAAATTTGAAGTTATATATAAAGGGAAATTTGAAAATAGAATAAAAGAGGCATATACAATAAATAAAGAAGGGATAGAAATAGAGGATGAAATAAGTGGTAGTGTAAAAGATATTTTAGTGCAAATTCCTTTATTACAGACAGATGGGGAAAATATTTCTGATATTAAGATAGGAAATAAAAAATTTGAAGTAAAATATCTAAATTGTATTTATAAAGTTGAATGTTTAGATTCTGGTGTAGTTGATACTTTTGTTGAGCCATTTTCTGCACCTAATAGAAATGGAATTTATAAAGTTGGTTGTTTTAAGACAAAAGGAAATTTTATTAAATACAAACTTTCATTAGAAAAGTGTAAAAAATAAAAGGAGATTTTTAATTATGAATAAAAAAATATTGGAAAATTTAAGAAAGGGAGTATTTATTCCTGCTCATCCTTTAGCACTTACAAAAGAAAGAAAATTAGATGAAAAAAGGCAAAAGGGATTAACTAAATATTATATTGAATCAGGTGTTGGGGGTATTGCAGTTGGAGTTCACACAACTCAATTTGAAATTCACAATCCCAAAGTAGGACTTTACAAACCTGTTCTCCAGTTGGCAATAGAAACAATTAAAGAATATAAACTTGAAGATGAAATAATTAAAGTTGCTGGAATATGTGGGAAGACAGAACAAGCAACAAAAGAAGGTGAAATAGCAAGGGATATGGGGTATGATGCAGGTCTTTTAAATTTAGGAACTTTTACAGATGAAAAAGATGATGATATTTTGATTGAACATACAAAAGAAGTATCTCGTATTATTCCTGTATTTGGTTTTTATCTTCAACCAGCAACTGGTGGAAGAGAATTAAGTTTTTCATTTTGGTGTAAATTTTTCCAAATAGATAATGTTATTGCAGTAAAAGTTGCCCCTTTTGATAGATATAGAACAATAGATGTAATAAGAGCAATTGTAGAAACAGGAAGAGAAAAAGATATTGCTGTTTATACTGGAAATGATGATAATATTATTATTGATTTAATTACTCCTTTCAAATTTAATAATAAAATTATAAGGATTGTTGGAGGTTTATTGGGACATTGGGCATTTTGGACAAAAAAGAGTGTTGATATATTTAATGAGATAAAAGAAATAATTAAAGAAAATAGTCCTATCCCACAAGAGATTTTAACACTTTCCGCAGCAATAACAGATGTAAATAGTGCTGTTTTTGATGCCAATAACAAATTTTCTGGGTGTATTCCTGGTATAAATGAAATTTTGAGAAGGTCCGGACTTCTTGAAGGAAATTGGTGTATTAACCAGGATATTACACTTTCTCCTGGTCAGAAAGAAGAAATTGATAGAATTTTTAGTGAGTATTCATATTTAAGGGATGATGAATTTGTAAAAAAAAATCTAAATAAATGGATAAAATAGAGGAATTAAAAAAATTATATGAAGATAGAAATTTAAGAAGAGAAATTGAAAAAAGGATAAAAGAAATTATAGGTATAGATTTATCTGCGAAATATGGTAATTTCTACCTAAAAAATCCTCTTA
This DNA window, taken from bacterium, encodes the following:
- a CDS encoding uroporphyrinogen decarboxylase family protein → MLAEVAGIPQIKLHFDVEAICNAYEKIKPIAKRLDVEAPVPRIAGFCYPHIASLGAKIVFPEDGEPKPFPIIKSPEEIDNLTEPKDYLNAPIIQERLRVCYEIKKRYPKSPNFIGHLFEGPITTAVLIMGSGFLTLPYDDPEKAHKLLNFSVKSALNYANTLCNYFGEPIQPGSKGLPDDFAGMFPPKIFKEFVAPYWEKIYQGNKATERYLHSELLRLEHLPFLKELNIEKFDPSADQYLNPELLSKYCPCKFTSRILPWEIRDLSEDELVELYKERAKFKPSCISFYLGCLKDEPKIKCLLKIARELKEK
- a CDS encoding amidohydrolase family protein — translated: MEKIALLNAKIIDGKNSIPISSCSVLLNNSFIEDIIVNKKISIGENYRKIDVKNNTLLPLFIDGHMHISGEPGRLDHFGHIKANLGAVGKLQECLLWGTGVVAHAAGSIENVILRDLINSGSILGCSEMLVGGAITPTCGHVRGKSADGPWEIRKAVREMIGANVDFIKTTASGGFQWEHEKLTHTDYTYEELKVLVEQTHSREKKVHVHAHADPGISNAISAGCDVILHGVLINDICLEKIVEKGLWYMPTLYITSEKVFENPNLPIYMRERMKEVNPFHREAVGKALKIGVKIITGTDGGPGSIMYEIYELVKCGFSPMEAIITATSKTAEAFGILNRTGTIEKGKNADLMVIEGDPLTDISILCKKESILMITKKGKIIFNQFEQVKK
- a CDS encoding alpha/beta hydrolase family protein: MDKIKFDDLLYMRKGDKNLTMGQSPSKIEKIITVEEWEVKAKALREIFLQMLGEIPQISCPLSSKIIEENNCGDYIKRKIEYFVEPDEKISAYVLIPKNLKTKVPAVLCIHPTTPLGKEQTIGNDNTEKGQDRAYALHLVKRGYITMSYDLLTAGERCYKGYAPFDTAPFYKKYPKWSVRGKDLWDVSRAIDFLQSMDEVDSERIGSIGHSQGGGITIHSMVLDKRIKVGISSCGMWPERLSKNPFNWARTGWWVGIPFLRPYCYTGKHFPLDMHEYLGLIAPRAIMNISALNDCMYTIEEENITRGAFNNLSENVSKVFSLYKTENNFKNILHMNGHSFLLEQREIAYAFLDKRLRGNNI
- a CDS encoding dihydrodipicolinate synthase family protein, with amino-acid sequence MNKKILENLRKGVFIPAHPLALTKERKLDEKRQKGLTKYYIESGVGGIAVGVHTTQFEIHNPKVGLYKPVLQLAIETIKEYKLEDEIIKVAGICGKTEQATKEGEIARDMGYDAGLLNLGTFTDEKDDDILIEHTKEVSRIIPVFGFYLQPATGGRELSFSFWCKFFQIDNVIAVKVAPFDRYRTIDVIRAIVETGREKDIAVYTGNDDNIIIDLITPFKFNNKIIRIVGGLLGHWAFWTKKSVDIFNEIKEIIKENSPIPQEILTLSAAITDVNSAVFDANNKFSGCIPGINEILRRSGLLEGNWCINQDITLSPGQKEEIDRIFSEYSYLRDDEFVKKNLNKWIK